In Comamonadaceae bacterium OS-1, a single window of DNA contains:
- the macB_2 gene encoding macrolide export ATP-binding/permease protein MacB, with translation MESTPTSPLLELTGLRREFPAGEGTIAVLKDVNLQIRAGEMIAIVGASGSGKSTLMNILGCLDRPTTGSYRVAGVETGQLDADALAALRREHFGFIFQRYHLLGDLSALGNVEVPAVYAGKDSAARHERAAALLGRLGMADRVRHKPGQLSGGQQQRVSIARALMNGGSVILADEPTGALDKHSGAEVMKILQELHAEGHTIILVTHDMQVAEHAQRIIEISDGEIVADRQIQAASAAPVLPTPAAGSSGLGAMWGRFSEAFRMALLAMRAHPLRSFLTMLGIIIGIASVVSVVALGEGSRLQVLKNISSIGTNTIEIFSGSGFGDQRAGRVRTLVPADAAALAQQVYVDSATPMASSAATLRYGNVAVTGNINGVGEQYYRVKGITLAQGTFFDAASVASLAQEVVIDDNTRKQLFPTTPNPLGQVILLGSVPFRVVGVAQKSESGFGNREALNVYIPYTAAMRRVLGQSYLRSISVRVSDDASSEAAEAGINRLLKQRHGTQDFYTLNTDTIRQTIESTTQTMTLLVSAIALISLVVGGIGVMNIMLVSVTERTREIGVRMAVGARQSDIRQQFLIEAVLVCLLGGVLGIGLSLLIGWGFSQSGSSFQMVYSTASMVAAFACSTLIGVVFGYLPASNAAQLNPVDALSRE, from the coding sequence ATGGAGTCCACACCCACCAGCCCCCTGCTGGAACTCACCGGCCTGCGCCGGGAATTCCCCGCAGGCGAAGGCACCATTGCCGTCCTGAAAGACGTGAACCTGCAAATCCGGGCGGGCGAGATGATTGCCATCGTCGGCGCCTCCGGCTCGGGCAAGTCCACGCTGATGAACATTCTGGGCTGCCTGGACCGGCCCACCACCGGCTCCTACCGCGTGGCCGGGGTCGAGACCGGCCAACTGGATGCCGATGCGCTGGCCGCCCTGCGGCGCGAGCACTTTGGCTTCATCTTCCAGCGCTACCACCTGCTGGGCGACCTGAGCGCACTGGGCAATGTGGAAGTACCCGCCGTCTACGCAGGCAAAGACAGCGCCGCCCGGCACGAACGCGCCGCCGCCCTGCTGGGTCGCCTGGGCATGGCCGACCGCGTGCGCCACAAGCCCGGCCAGCTCTCCGGCGGGCAGCAGCAGCGGGTGAGCATTGCGCGCGCGCTGATGAACGGCGGCAGCGTGATCCTGGCCGACGAGCCCACCGGCGCGCTCGACAAGCACAGTGGTGCCGAGGTGATGAAGATCCTGCAGGAGCTGCACGCCGAGGGCCACACCATCATCTTGGTGACGCACGACATGCAGGTGGCCGAACACGCCCAGCGCATCATCGAGATCAGCGACGGGGAGATCGTGGCCGACCGCCAGATCCAGGCCGCCAGCGCCGCCCCGGTACTGCCCACGCCCGCTGCAGGCAGCAGCGGCCTGGGCGCTATGTGGGGTCGCTTCAGCGAAGCCTTTCGCATGGCGCTGCTGGCCATGCGGGCCCACCCGCTGCGCAGCTTTTTGACCATGCTGGGCATCATCATCGGCATCGCCTCGGTGGTGTCGGTGGTGGCGCTGGGCGAGGGCTCGCGCCTGCAGGTGCTGAAGAACATCAGCTCCATTGGCACCAACACCATCGAGATTTTTTCGGGCAGCGGCTTTGGCGACCAGCGCGCCGGGCGGGTGCGCACCCTGGTGCCCGCCGACGCGGCCGCGCTGGCCCAGCAGGTGTATGTGGATAGCGCCACGCCCATGGCCTCCAGCGCGGCCACGCTGCGCTATGGCAATGTGGCCGTCACCGGCAACATCAACGGCGTGGGCGAGCAGTACTACCGCGTCAAGGGCATCACGCTGGCCCAGGGCACCTTCTTCGATGCGGCCAGCGTGGCCAGCCTGGCGCAGGAGGTGGTGATCGACGACAACACCCGCAAGCAGCTGTTTCCCACCACGCCCAACCCGCTGGGCCAGGTGATTCTGCTGGGCAGCGTGCCGTTTCGGGTGGTGGGCGTGGCGCAAAAAAGCGAGTCGGGCTTTGGCAACCGCGAGGCGCTGAATGTCTACATCCCCTACACCGCCGCCATGCGCCGCGTGCTGGGGCAAAGCTACCTGCGCTCGATCTCGGTGCGGGTCAGCGACGATGCCTCCAGCGAAGCCGCCGAGGCGGGCATCAACCGCCTGCTCAAGCAGCGCCACGGCACGCAGGACTTCTACACCCTGAACACCGACACCATCCGCCAGACGATTGAGAGCACAACCCAGACCATGACCCTGCTGGTGTCGGCCATCGCGCTGATCTCGCTGGTGGTGGGCGGTATCGGGGTGATGAACATCATGCTGGTGTCCGTGACCGAGCGCACCCGCGAGATCGGCGTGCGCATGGCCGTGGGCGCGCGCCAGAGCGACATCCGCCAGCAGTTTTTGATCGAAGCCGTGCTGGTCTGCCTGCTGGGCGGCGTGCTGGGCATTGGTTTGTCGCTGCTGATTGGCTGGGGGTTCAGCCAGAGCGGCAGCAGCTTCCAGATGGTCTATTCCACCGCCTCCATGGTGGCGGCGTTTGCCTGCTCCACCCTGATCGGCGTGGTGTTTGGCTACCTGCCCGCCAGCAATGCGGCCCAACTCAACCCGGTGGACGCACTTTCGCGTGAATAA
- a CDS encoding 4-sulfomuconolactone hydrolase, translating to MLNRRHVLAASLAAPLAHLSPSMAAQAAPLLIDAHVHVWKRDPAFPFAQGRKPPEFDASAEMLLDLMQANGVARTVIVQVIHYRWDNSYLADVLKRYPGQFHGIARVNPEDPAAPDHLSRLTLEQGFRGVRLSPSDQADGDWIRGPLMAPLWQRCAELKVPMTVLASGARMADLVPLIEKNPELTVVIDHMADVPPDQPQLLEPLLALARYPRVYVKISHVPRLSKQAYPYADAFDQVKRVYDRFGAKRLMWGTDWPISLSELPYDKMVAVYRDNLGFLPAAERQHILSQTVQDIWPFGL from the coding sequence ATGCTGAACCGCCGTCACGTGCTTGCCGCCTCCCTGGCTGCGCCCTTAGCGCACCTCTCCCCCTCCATGGCGGCGCAAGCCGCGCCCTTGCTGATTGACGCGCATGTCCATGTGTGGAAGCGCGACCCGGCCTTCCCGTTCGCCCAGGGCCGCAAGCCGCCGGAGTTCGATGCCAGCGCCGAGATGCTGCTGGACCTGATGCAGGCCAACGGCGTGGCGCGCACCGTCATCGTGCAGGTCATCCACTACCGTTGGGACAACAGCTACCTGGCCGATGTGCTCAAGCGCTATCCGGGCCAGTTCCACGGCATTGCCCGGGTCAACCCCGAAGACCCGGCCGCGCCCGACCACCTGAGCCGGTTGACGCTGGAGCAGGGCTTTCGCGGCGTGCGCCTCAGCCCGTCCGACCAGGCCGATGGCGACTGGATCCGTGGCCCGCTGATGGCTCCGCTGTGGCAGCGCTGCGCCGAGCTCAAAGTGCCGATGACGGTGCTGGCCTCGGGCGCGCGCATGGCCGACCTGGTGCCGCTGATCGAGAAGAACCCGGAGCTGACCGTGGTGATCGACCACATGGCCGACGTGCCACCCGACCAGCCGCAGCTGCTGGAGCCGCTGCTGGCCCTGGCGCGCTATCCCCGGGTGTACGTGAAGATCTCGCACGTGCCGCGCCTGTCCAAGCAGGCCTATCCCTATGCCGATGCCTTCGACCAGGTGAAGCGTGTTTACGACCGCTTTGGTGCCAAACGCCTGATGTGGGGCACCGACTGGCCGATCTCGCTGAGTGAACTGCCCTACGACAAGATGGTCGCCGTGTACCGCGACAACCTGGGCTTTCTGCCCGCCGCCGAGCGCCAGCACATCCTGTCGCAAACCGTCCAGGACATCTGGCCGTTTGGCCTGTAG
- the tdeA gene encoding toxin and drug export protein A, with translation MHSFKPLVLCALVLSGCATTQAPYSAPAASLPAQWQYGTASTAASTDAWWKGFNDPVLNQLIDQALLRNNNLAAATIKVRQAQLQAGLAENRPSFSGSLNTGASRALEGNANTSRSSGASLGVGYEIDLWNKLGSQRDVALWEARATAQDRAATALALVGTTAQLYWQLGYLHQRLAANQSNIASAEKTLQLVQAQANAGAVGGLELAEARQSLLNLQASDTTLQQQAVAANTALALLFDTAPGTPPAQPQTLPNSTLPEVAAGLPAELLARRPDLRAAELRLRESHAQITATRASYYPALTLTGALGTSSTSLLNLLSNPVASLGLGLSLPFLNQQEMDLNIQVAQAQSEAAVVNFRQTLYTALGDVDNALSARQQLRAQAVLLAQVLQAATEAERLYEVRYRAGAVALKPWLDAQTARRNAEIALAENRLNQFTNHATLVLALGGDAVLPE, from the coding sequence ATGCACTCTTTCAAACCTCTTGTGCTGTGCGCACTGGTCCTGTCGGGCTGCGCCACAACGCAAGCGCCCTACTCCGCGCCCGCTGCCAGTCTGCCCGCCCAATGGCAATACGGCACGGCCAGCACTGCCGCCAGCACCGATGCCTGGTGGAAAGGCTTCAACGACCCGGTGCTCAACCAGTTGATAGACCAGGCCTTGCTGCGCAACAACAACCTGGCCGCCGCCACCATCAAGGTGCGCCAGGCCCAGCTGCAGGCCGGGCTGGCCGAGAACCGGCCCAGCTTCAGCGGCAGCCTGAACACCGGAGCCAGCCGCGCCCTGGAGGGCAACGCGAACACCAGCCGCAGCAGCGGTGCCAGCCTGGGCGTGGGCTACGAGATCGACCTGTGGAACAAGCTGGGCAGCCAGCGCGACGTGGCCCTGTGGGAAGCCCGCGCCACCGCCCAAGACCGGGCCGCCACCGCCCTGGCCCTGGTCGGCACCACGGCCCAGCTCTACTGGCAACTGGGCTACCTGCACCAGCGCCTGGCCGCCAACCAAAGCAACATCGCTAGCGCCGAAAAAACCCTGCAGTTGGTGCAGGCCCAGGCCAATGCCGGGGCCGTGGGTGGGCTGGAGCTGGCCGAGGCACGCCAAAGCCTGCTCAACCTGCAGGCCAGCGATACCACCCTGCAACAGCAGGCGGTAGCCGCCAACACCGCCCTGGCCTTGTTGTTTGACACCGCCCCCGGCACCCCACCGGCCCAGCCGCAAACACTGCCCAACAGCACCCTGCCCGAGGTGGCCGCAGGCCTGCCCGCCGAGCTGCTGGCCCGCCGCCCCGACCTGCGCGCGGCCGAGCTGCGCCTGCGCGAGAGCCACGCGCAAATCACCGCCACCCGCGCCAGCTACTACCCGGCCCTCACGCTCACCGGCGCTTTGGGCACCAGCAGCACCTCGCTGCTGAACCTGCTGAGCAACCCCGTGGCCAGCCTGGGCCTGGGTCTCAGCCTGCCGTTTCTGAACCAGCAAGAGATGGACCTGAACATCCAGGTCGCCCAGGCACAGAGCGAGGCCGCGGTGGTGAACTTCCGCCAGACCCTGTACACCGCGCTGGGCGATGTGGACAACGCCTTGTCCGCCCGCCAGCAGTTGCGCGCCCAGGCCGTGCTGCTGGCCCAGGTGCTGCAAGCCGCCACCGAGGCCGAGCGCCTGTACGAAGTGCGCTACCGCGCCGGTGCCGTGGCCCTGAAACCCTGGCTGGATGCCCAAACCGCCCGCCGCAACGCCGAAATCGCCCTGGCCGAGAACCGCCTGAACCAGTTCACCAACCACGCCACGCTGGTGCTGGCGCTGGGTGGGGATGCGGTGCTGCCGGAATGA
- the ddpC_3 gene encoding putative D,D-dipeptide transport system permease protein DdpC, producing MAALTLSDKTAPSTPQTAAQAWRQSARRILQRLLHNPMTVAGLVVVAALLVVALFAPLIATHNPLEQDLAQALQAPSNAHWFGTDEYGRDVFSRLVHGSRISLYIIALVTVIVGPVGLAVGAVSGYFGGWVDNLFMRVTDIFISFPSLVLALAFVAALGPGLDHAVIAIALTAWPPIARLARAETLSLRNADFVVAAQLQGASSGRILLRYIAPMLMSSVVVRLTMNMASVILTAAGLGFLGLGAQPPLPEWGAMISSGRRYMMECWWLVATPGAAIMLVSLAFNLLGDGLRDVLDPRNE from the coding sequence ATGGCTGCCCTGACCTTATCCGACAAAACCGCACCGAGCACCCCCCAGACGGCGGCGCAAGCGTGGCGGCAAAGTGCCCGCCGCATCCTGCAAAGGCTGCTGCACAACCCCATGACCGTGGCGGGTCTGGTGGTGGTAGCGGCACTGCTGGTGGTGGCCTTGTTTGCCCCGCTGATCGCCACCCACAACCCGCTGGAGCAGGACCTGGCCCAGGCCCTGCAGGCCCCCAGCAATGCCCACTGGTTCGGCACCGACGAATATGGCCGCGATGTGTTCAGCCGCCTGGTGCATGGCTCGCGCATCTCGCTCTACATCATCGCCCTGGTGACGGTGATCGTGGGGCCGGTGGGGTTGGCCGTGGGTGCCGTCTCGGGCTACTTCGGCGGCTGGGTGGACAACCTGTTCATGCGCGTCACCGACATCTTCATCTCCTTCCCCAGCCTGGTGTTGGCGCTGGCCTTCGTGGCCGCTCTCGGCCCGGGGCTGGACCACGCGGTGATTGCGATTGCGCTGACCGCCTGGCCGCCGATTGCGCGGCTGGCACGGGCCGAAACCCTGTCGCTGCGCAATGCCGATTTTGTGGTGGCAGCCCAGTTGCAGGGCGCTTCCAGCGGCCGCATTCTGCTGCGCTACATCGCGCCGATGCTGATGTCGTCGGTGGTGGTACGCCTGACCATGAACATGGCCAGCGTGATCCTGACCGCTGCGGGCCTGGGCTTTCTGGGCCTGGGTGCCCAGCCACCGCTGCCCGAGTGGGGCGCGATGATCTCCAGTGGCCGCCGCTACATGATGGAGTGCTGGTGGCTGGTAGCCACGCCCGGTGCCGCCATCATGCTGGTCAGCCTGGCCTTCAACCTGCTGGGCGATGGCCTGCGGGATGTGCTCGACCCCCGTAACGAATGA
- the oppD_2 gene encoding oligopeptide transport ATP-binding protein OppD, which translates to MTSPSSTPKLQVEDLHIRFATPDGPMHAVRGVSFNLSREKLAIVGESGSGKSTVGRALLKLHPRSAKIEARKLAFDGIDLLDASPKTMQDIRGKRMSMIMQDPKYSLNPVVRVGQQIAEAYLAHNKVPRAEAYARTLAMLESVRIREPQRVFNLYPHEVSGGMGQRIMIAMMLITEPEILIADEPTSALDVSVRLQVLAVLDELVGQRGLGLVFISHDLNLVRHFCDRVLVMYAGRVVESIAAADLDNAQHPYTRGLLSALPSLDQRRTRLPVLQRDPTWLTA; encoded by the coding sequence ATGACTTCCCCTTCCTCCACCCCCAAGTTGCAAGTCGAAGACCTGCACATCCGCTTCGCCACCCCCGACGGCCCCATGCACGCCGTGCGCGGCGTGTCGTTCAACCTGTCGCGGGAAAAGCTGGCCATCGTGGGCGAATCCGGCTCCGGCAAATCCACCGTGGGCCGGGCCCTGCTCAAGCTGCACCCGCGCAGCGCCAAGATCGAAGCGCGCAAACTGGCCTTCGACGGTATTGACCTGCTTGATGCCAGCCCCAAGACCATGCAGGACATCCGCGGCAAGCGCATGTCCATGATCATGCAAGACCCCAAGTACTCGCTGAACCCGGTGGTGCGCGTGGGCCAGCAGATCGCCGAAGCCTACCTTGCGCACAACAAGGTGCCGCGGGCCGAAGCCTATGCGCGGACTCTGGCCATGCTGGAGTCGGTGCGCATCCGCGAGCCGCAGCGGGTGTTCAACCTGTACCCGCACGAGGTCTCCGGCGGCATGGGCCAGCGCATCATGATTGCCATGATGCTCATCACCGAGCCCGAGATCCTGATTGCCGACGAGCCCACCTCGGCCCTGGACGTGTCGGTGCGCCTGCAGGTGCTGGCGGTGCTGGACGAGCTGGTGGGCCAGCGCGGCCTGGGCCTGGTTTTCATCAGCCACGACCTGAACCTGGTGCGCCACTTTTGCGACCGCGTGCTGGTGATGTACGCCGGGCGGGTGGTGGAAAGCATTGCCGCCGCCGACCTGGACAACGCCCAGCACCCCTATACCCGGGGCCTGCTCAGCGCCCTGCCCAGCCTGGACCAGCGCCGCACGCGCCTGCCGGTGCTGCAACGCGACCCCACCTGGCTCACCGCCTAA
- the oppF_2 gene encoding oligopeptide transport ATP-binding protein OppF has translation MTMIDVNALHLAFGSVNVLNNVNLQVRQGQSFGLVGESGSGKTTVLRCLAGQYSHWEGNLQIAGRALGHKLDRTQKLAQCRGVQMVFQDPYGSLHPRHTIHTVLAEPLRIHGMDQERERIESILTKVGLNSSFRFRYPHQLSGGQRQRVAIARALILEPRVLLLDEPTSALDVSVQAEILNLLADLRERDGLTYLMVTHDLGVVAHLCDQVAVMQHGSIVETLDIEALCNNAAQHPYTRMLVEASRSHRLDTADIA, from the coding sequence ATGACCATGATCGATGTCAACGCCCTGCACCTGGCCTTCGGGTCCGTCAACGTGCTCAACAACGTCAACCTGCAGGTGCGCCAGGGCCAGTCCTTCGGGCTGGTGGGCGAATCCGGCTCGGGCAAAACCACGGTGCTGCGCTGCCTGGCCGGGCAGTACAGCCACTGGGAAGGCAACCTGCAGATTGCAGGCCGCGCCCTGGGCCACAAGCTGGACCGCACCCAAAAACTGGCCCAGTGCCGTGGCGTGCAAATGGTGTTCCAGGACCCCTATGGTTCGCTGCACCCGCGCCACACCATCCACACCGTGCTGGCCGAGCCGCTGCGTATCCACGGCATGGACCAGGAGCGCGAACGCATCGAGAGCATCCTCACCAAGGTGGGCCTGAACAGCAGCTTCCGCTTCCGTTACCCGCACCAGCTCTCGGGTGGCCAGCGCCAGCGCGTGGCGATTGCCCGCGCCCTGATCCTGGAGCCGCGCGTGCTGCTGCTGGACGAACCCACTTCGGCCCTCGACGTGTCGGTGCAGGCGGAAATCTTGAACCTGCTGGCCGACCTGCGCGAGCGCGACGGCCTGACGTATTTGATGGTCACCCACGACCTGGGCGTGGTGGCCCATCTGTGCGACCAGGTGGCGGTGATGCAGCACGGCAGCATCGTGGAGACGCTGGACATCGAGGCCCTGTGCAACAACGCCGCGCAACACCCCTACACCCGCATGCTGGTAGAGGCCAGCCGCTCGCACCGCCTGGATACGGCCGACATCGCCTAA
- the oxyR_2 gene encoding hydrogen peroxide-inducible genes activator yields MKPINHPPSGSSLRGISDAREGTAGWRINFSVRDLEAFMALAQTRHFTRAAERCNLSQSAFSQRIRRIEDTAGLKLFERSTRHVALTPEGQVFADEVGRIEQDLRSALGNLQDLAARRVGRVAVAALPSVAAVWMPPAIAEYRRQYPQISIQLFDTLAAASLALLREGRVDFAITAGGDLREFDTRVLRDERYWLVCRPDHPLAAHASVHLAQLAQHNTPLLHMARNSSVRQHLAQVPGLEALPTSALEVEHLATLAALVAQGLGISIVPELTLFHFQRAGLHTCPVLDAALHRPLVLAQRKGEALSVAAQAMVGLVLAQADL; encoded by the coding sequence ATGAAGCCAATCAATCACCCTCCATCCGGCAGTTCACTGAGGGGCATCTCTGATGCCCGCGAAGGAACTGCCGGATGGAGAATTAACTTTTCGGTGCGCGACCTGGAGGCCTTTATGGCCCTGGCGCAGACGCGGCACTTCACCCGCGCGGCCGAGCGCTGCAACCTGTCGCAAAGCGCGTTCAGCCAGCGCATCCGGCGTATCGAGGACACGGCGGGGTTGAAGCTGTTTGAGCGCTCGACCCGCCACGTGGCGCTCACCCCCGAAGGCCAGGTGTTTGCCGACGAGGTGGGCCGCATCGAACAGGATTTGCGCAGCGCCCTGGGCAACCTGCAAGACCTGGCGGCGCGCCGGGTGGGCCGGGTGGCGGTGGCGGCCCTGCCCTCGGTAGCGGCAGTGTGGATGCCGCCCGCCATCGCCGAATACCGCCGCCAGTACCCGCAAATCAGCATCCAACTGTTCGACACCCTGGCCGCTGCCAGCCTTGCGCTGCTGCGCGAGGGACGGGTGGACTTTGCCATCACCGCCGGGGGCGATTTGCGCGAATTCGACACCCGCGTGCTGCGCGACGAGCGCTACTGGCTGGTCTGCCGCCCCGACCACCCGCTGGCCGCGCACGCCAGCGTCCATCTGGCCCAGCTTGCCCAACACAACACCCCTTTGCTGCACATGGCCCGCAACAGCAGCGTGCGCCAGCACCTGGCGCAGGTGCCCGGCCTGGAGGCCCTGCCCACCTCGGCGCTGGAGGTAGAGCACCTGGCCACGCTGGCGGCCCTGGTCGCGCAAGGCCTGGGCATCAGCATCGTGCCGGAGCTGACGCTGTTCCATTTCCAGCGCGCCGGGCTGCACACCTGCCCGGTGCTGGATGCCGCCCTGCACCGGCCCCTGGTGCTGGCGCAGCGCAAAGGCGAGGCGTTGTCGGTGGCGGCGCAGGCCATGGTGGGGCTGGTGTTGGCGCAGGCAGATTTATAA
- the dppB_3 gene encoding dipeptide transport system permease protein DppB, translating into MTTSTLRALGHRLLSVVLTLLGLLLLTFVIGRVMPLDPVLSIVGPDADRSTYDQVYQQLGLDRPLPVQFAYYLRDLLHGDLGNALLTGHKVTDDLARVLPATVELATMAIVLGTGLGVPLGVYAATRRGRLADHVVRVISLFGYSTPVFWFGMMGLLVFYAWLGWAGGAGRIDLAFDGMVAPRTGLLLVDSAMAGEWEVFRNAIKFLLLPACILGLHSMAYISRMTRSFMLAQLSQEYITTARVKGLSERGVVWGHAFRNILVQLLTIVALAYGGLLEGAVLIETVFAWPGFGQYLTSSLLLGDMNAVMGCVLVVGVIFVTLNLLSDALYHVFDPRTR; encoded by the coding sequence TGATTGGCCGCGTCATGCCGCTGGACCCGGTGCTGTCCATCGTCGGCCCCGACGCGGACCGCTCCACCTACGACCAGGTCTACCAGCAGCTGGGCCTGGACCGGCCCCTGCCGGTGCAGTTTGCCTACTACCTGCGGGACCTGCTGCACGGCGATCTGGGCAATGCCCTGCTCACCGGCCACAAGGTCACCGACGACCTGGCCCGCGTGCTGCCCGCCACGGTCGAGCTGGCCACCATGGCCATCGTGCTGGGCACCGGCCTGGGCGTGCCGCTGGGCGTGTATGCCGCCACCCGGCGCGGCCGCCTGGCCGACCATGTGGTGCGCGTCATCAGCCTGTTTGGCTATTCCACCCCGGTGTTCTGGTTCGGCATGATGGGCCTGCTGGTGTTTTATGCCTGGCTGGGCTGGGCCGGGGGGGCGGGGCGTATCGACCTGGCGTTTGACGGCATGGTGGCACCGCGCACCGGCCTGCTGCTGGTGGATTCGGCCATGGCAGGGGAGTGGGAGGTGTTTCGCAACGCCATCAAGTTCCTACTGCTGCCCGCCTGCATTCTGGGCCTGCACTCCATGGCCTACATCAGCCGCATGACGCGCAGCTTCATGCTGGCGCAGTTGTCGCAGGAGTACATCACCACGGCACGGGTCAAAGGCCTGTCCGAGCGCGGTGTGGTCTGGGGCCATGCCTTCCGCAACATCCTGGTGCAGTTGCTGACCATCGTGGCCCTGGCCTACGGCGGCCTGCTCGAAGGCGCAGTGCTGATCGAAACCGTATTCGCCTGGCCCGGCTTTGGCCAGTACCTGACCAGCAGCCTGCTGCTGGGTGACATGAACGCCGTGATGGGCTGTGTGCTGGTAGTAGGGGTGATCTTCGTCACGCTGAACCTGCTGTCCGATGCCCTGTACCACGTGTTTGACCCGAGGACCCGCTAA